The Carnobacterium sp. 17-4 genome has a window encoding:
- the coaA gene encoding type I pantothenate kinase, whose protein sequence is MKESATFHIIEREEWKKLNIDSIAPLSSNELEELKGLNDQISIKDVEEIYIPIVHVLDVYLKNYEQLQAKKNKFLKRDTLQKPYIIGIAGSVAVGKSTTARLLQMMLSRVYKDKSVEMITTDGFLYPNKILSEKGIMNRKGFPESYNMQQLISFLGDVKNGKSSVVSPVYSHESYDIVEGEEHVLEQPDILIVEGINVLQLPANQQIYISDFFDFSIFVDAEADLIEKWYLERFGLLLDTALKKPGNYYYSYAQGDREEAFEMARGVWKTVNLKNLKEYISPTKNRAELIIHKTDHHYIDQLLLKKY, encoded by the coding sequence ATGAAAGAGTCTGCTACATTTCATATCATTGAGCGTGAAGAATGGAAAAAATTAAACATTGATAGTATTGCTCCGTTATCGTCCAATGAATTAGAAGAATTAAAAGGGTTGAATGACCAAATTTCGATTAAAGACGTGGAAGAGATTTACATACCGATTGTTCACGTATTAGATGTGTATTTGAAAAATTATGAACAGCTACAAGCAAAAAAAAATAAATTTTTAAAGAGAGATACACTTCAAAAACCCTACATCATTGGAATTGCTGGAAGTGTAGCCGTTGGGAAAAGCACAACAGCTCGTTTACTCCAAATGATGCTTTCAAGAGTATACAAAGACAAATCTGTGGAAATGATTACCACTGACGGATTCTTATATCCTAATAAAATACTGTCAGAAAAAGGAATCATGAACCGCAAAGGATTTCCTGAAAGCTACAATATGCAGCAACTGATTTCATTCTTAGGAGATGTGAAAAACGGCAAATCATCCGTGGTCTCACCCGTTTACTCTCATGAATCGTATGATATCGTGGAAGGTGAAGAACACGTCTTAGAACAGCCAGATATACTCATTGTTGAAGGAATCAATGTCTTACAACTTCCGGCAAATCAACAAATTTATATTAGTGATTTTTTTGACTTTTCAATTTTTGTAGATGCTGAAGCGGATTTAATAGAGAAATGGTACTTAGAACGTTTTGGCCTATTATTAGATACGGCATTAAAAAAACCAGGGAACTATTATTATTCTTACGCCCAAGGCGACCGAGAAGAAGCGTTTGAAATGGCTCGTGGAGTATGGAAGACTGTGAACTTGAAAAATTTGAAAGAATACATTTCGCCTACTAAAAATAGAGCAGAATTGATTATTCATAAAACGGATCATCATTATATCGATCAGCTTTTATTAAAAAAGTATTAA